Proteins encoded in a region of the Halalkalicoccus subterraneus genome:
- a CDS encoding DUF7561 family protein: MVTEQCDGCGERVHIAGGVADIWSFSQEPTGGMTLEFEDDTEHFLCYKCIERLPDHPGASDVAALSE, encoded by the coding sequence ATGGTCACCGAGCAGTGTGACGGCTGTGGGGAGCGCGTCCACATCGCCGGCGGCGTCGCCGACATCTGGTCGTTCTCCCAGGAGCCCACGGGCGGGATGACCCTCGAGTTCGAGGACGACACCGAACACTTCCTCTGTTATAAGTGCATCGAGCGTTTGCCTGACCACCCGGGGGCGAGCGACGTCGCCGCGCTCTCGGAGTGA